The Phalacrocorax carbo chromosome 2, bPhaCar2.1, whole genome shotgun sequence region CCCATCTGTGACACACAGGCTATACATCTGCCAAACTCCAAGTTCCAGCTCTGAAGCATGGGGGTATTTGAAATTCTCACGAGTTCATGCCAAGTGTCTGTCTCAGGCTGATTTGCTTGAGGGAAAGTTTGAGAGCAATGAtaacaaaatttttattattgattTGTTTGGCCAATCAATACAATTTTGCCTAATCTCATTCTTGGAAATTGCCGAGCCATCTTTTTGAAAATTTCTCTGAAAgatataatgaaataaataatgagCCTCAGGCAAACACTCAGCATGGAAAGTTTCAGTCTGTGTGGTTAAAGCTTGGCAAAGTTAGGAGTCGTGGAGACTGTGGGCCACCAGCTTTCACTGTAACAATCTAAAGAATCAGAAATGATGGGGACCAATGCAGACTCTACAGTGGGGAGAGTGGTGTGATAGGAGCCACCCGGCGGGACAAGGTATTTAATGTCTTGACATCTATTAACAACCTAAGGATTTCATGATGTAGTGACAAGATTTGGGATTTGGCCCTAAATCACTGGACAGCTATTAAGTGCAAGGCTGAATAGGACCCTCAGCAAGTAGATCTTTTATAAAAGCATGCACCAGCTTTATTTCATTGTGGAAAGTGAGATGCcaattttgaagagaaaaacaaaatacttacCGGAAGTCCTGAAATGTCTGAATATTTCTTGGCAGGCTTAAAGGAAGGAGGAGCATCAATACTAAAAtctagagaaaaacaaaagaataaattcagtgtgctatatgtattttaaaacgCAAACCCCAAATGTAAATAGGTAGCAATACTTCTTTAAAATGCTGCCTTTACTTTCTGAGGTCTCTGTTAACTAGCAGCACTAAGGCAAAGAAATATGAAGCAGAATtaactctgaaaatatttagccTGTTAGCACTGTAAACAACAGCCTGATTTTGCTCACCTCTCTAAACTCTAAAAGAGTTCAGTAAGCAGGACTGCCCtccccaaaaggaaaaatgccaGAGAGCTATTTGAAATGTGTTGATTTCTTCCAAGTCTTAATGAATTCCTTTACAGTCCGTTATTTGCAAAGAATAGTCATTATCATATGCGTGGTGTATGTTGAGACCACAAAACATTGCTCAAGACTGCAGCTCTGAAATTCTATAatccagaaaagcaaagcaatacTTTAAATCAATTAAATCTTTAAGCATGTACCACTTTAAGCCCAGACAATGACCTAGAAAATTGTCtgaatgtttaaataaaatgatgGAAATTGCTGTTCTTTGGTGCCCTTTAGATAGCAACTCTCATTCATAAACATTTCTAACATACATATGCTATGTTTAAATACTTAAATCCCCTATTTTGGAtgtttacaaaaatataatGTACCTGActcatttctttcctccttcctgatCTCCCTTGCATCCCATTCAGATGCTATGATCAATTCAAATGCTCCATGCATATCAACTTTCTAATTCAGCATCTCAAAATTCAAAAGACACTAATGCCACAGACAGCTGGTTTTAAATATGCACCTGAATTTCTTTTcccacctttttaaaaacagcctgTAAATTTACTGTTGCAAACAGATCGTAATAGAAATAGCAACATCAGCAGATTATCAGTTACAATAGCCAGGAACTATGCAGTagtctgcatttttctgtaacagttgcatctaaaacactttaaaaaatggcaAGCTATCTTTGGGCAAAACACCAAGTCTGACAAAAAGTATATGTGTATGCTCAATTCTGAGATGCCTCCACTTGCTTAAGTAAAATCTGAGGCTCACATTCTGTCTCCAGCTACGTTCAATAGTATCTTACTTTACGAGCAGACCTGAAGTATACCTAGATTCAGACCACTGCTGTAAGTCTGCTTCTGTAGATGAACACCATCTAGCTGTATTCAGGACTGCTAATAGCGTAGTTTCAGCTGTGCTGAACTAAACAGGAGCTGTAGGATTTGAATCTCCCAAGACTCTAGGATAAGGAGCTGGATAGGAAGCTTGGGCTGAGGTCTAAGCTACTGCAAGTATGTGGCTTAGCAGAATCTATTTGAAAATAGTTCAAATATAGCTAATCAAGCAGCAGCCACCTGTCAGAAGAGATTTGGACGGtatgcagaagaggaggctcctCAGCAGTGAAGAGGTGACAATAACCTGATGGGAATAAGGAGTTTCTGACCTGGTTCAGAGATGTAAATTTCCTTTACTAAACTCTATCCCCAAATGTACCTGAACTTTCTTACAATACTCCAAATTATTTGCTTCCCCCTACTCTCCACTTGGGGCTGGCGAGTATGATCGGACTAATCTTAAATGTACTACTGGACCCTGTTCAAGCAGGGTACTGCATGCACTGATGAAATAATTcaggtttgttttaaagaaagatatttgtgtggattttattatttataaatacatgCAAAGAGTCTAAGCAGCTTACAGCTAGGATCATTTAGTTGCCATGGCAACGCCCTTTCAGAAGCAAGAATTTGTTTTAGGTTCTTCCAAGTTCTGTTCTTcttgccagctgctgctccaccaATGCCGGAGTGCtagaattaaaaatatggtgtttagagaaaaaaaataaataaagaatacTATTTCAGAATGTGACACTTCTATTTCGTAGTCTTTCTGATACCTCTCATCTTGTCATGAACCATTTTTTATCCTCACTTGTTTCATCAGCAGGCTAATATACTGTACACTCTAATCTTAgctgcaagaaaaacaaagctttttggACTGTGTCAAAGCTACTATGTTTAGGATTAACTGAGGAAatgaaaatctgctttttacatggaaacagaaaatcaaTGTGGTTAGGTTTAGCCTGAGATTACAGGATTCTGTATGTACTTCCCATCGTATCAGAACTTATTACTGTGAAGTTGTGTTGAAAATTGTGATTACACAGCtaaattttctctctccttttcatgGCATATTACAGGTGCAGCTCTAGCTCTTGCAACTCACCCATGACTGTAGAAAACACAACTGATCTTGCAAAATATAATGAATACTATGAGAAACtttctggaaattttatttttctttcaaaggatAGAAGACAGAAGAATAGAAAAAGAGTAATAAATAGGATGTTGGCTGCCAAGacaattttgcattttgaaaggtACACTAATGGAAGACTTGCCACAGGTACTATAATGGTAGTTTCGCTTATCAAATGTGACTGCTACAGAGTAATTCATTTATGTCCCTCCAGAGACAGAAGCCGCACAACATACTGTACTACTTCTAAACGATCAAAGGACACAGATTCACAGCtttacttcagaaaagaaaatgctattaCAATTGGGGAGTTGTTGTTACTTCTGTTAATAATTACTACCTGCCACATCAGTCTcatcaaaacacagcaaagttCTGCAAACACACTTCTGCCGTGATTGGTTTATAAATTAGCCTGTTCAATTGCTGAGAATGATAGGAGGAAGAATTCAGTGAGAAAGCTTTTTTCTGTAGACATTAAGatacatgcagaaaaaatgcTCATGAGCTGATGATATATCTTGTTTTGGCACTGGATATCCAATATAGAAAGTGCATGCAAATGTTTGCTCTGAGAGTAACACCCTAGTAATCTAGACAGCGTCATAAAATAGAGACTGCTGGAATATGAGATGAAAAGAGATGTACTACCACATTCCTAATTCAAATTCATTACATGAATTTTTCCCTAGATCATTGCATAatggtttttcttattttggtaATCTGGTTTCTCAGAAGCAGCTATTGGGTTTATATGAACTTCTGCCTCCTTGGAATGGGCCTGAGTATCACCTCACTTACCTACAAAAGGCATGACTGCCAAGCACAAATGAACCAAGCTGCCTCTACACTAGTGAAGTTCAGGGAAAGCTGGAGCTAGGACAGGTGGAGTTATTCATTGCTTTGCACAATTGTCAGAAAGTtgtcttccccttccccattGCTAAGGGATGCGAATTCCATTCAGGAAGATTAGAAAAAGGtagcttcttccttcttctctgcttttaagTCTGTCCTCTGCAGTGAGCTAATGGTTCAAATTTGGGCATGTTTATAAGAGATAGACATtgacttattttcttccttttaaggTAAATCAGTCTGGACGGATGCAAAAAGTCATCCAGATTGTTACCACCAGTTCATACTGACAAAAAGCTAAAAGTTAAAACTCAATATACTACTTCTCAAATTAGTTACTGTATCGGGGAGGacaatttcatgtttttattacaACTGCCTattatttctgcagcagttgCCAAAGGCCCTgtatatctatttttatttcaagcatGCAGACATTAGTATTGCCTCTCTGAAAATGGTGATGTCCCTCTAAGAACTGAAGGATCAGCACAAGGCCTCATGGCTATTTAAATACTATATGGAAGCTACACGGAATGCCTCTGGGCGCAAATGGAGCTTTTCCAACAAGCCCCAGTTCTCAAAGATGCTGGTGTTCGCTGGAGGATTAGAGTGAGCAAAGCATACAATTGTTCGAATGCCCCTCTCATGACAGAATTTGTCTGCAAAGCAGACAGAGAGCAACTTGCAAGTCAGAGATTAATTCTACACCCTCTGCCAAACCTGTACTTTGTGAGCTGTGCGATGCCTGACTAGTCAGGTTTTATGCTTGGGATATTGTACCTTATTCATACAGAATGAAATCTGGGATAAAATCCTTCTTTCTAAGTACTGGCTTAGGACCAGCCGTCTGAGAAGTTTGCTTGTCTAGAAAGCATTTGTAGAGTGTGCCAATGAGCTGGCGCTGGCACACCAAGATAAAAAGAGagtaaaaacaaacccagcactGACAGCATTACTAGCTGTAGCCTACCTTCACCTTCTCCCCCAGTTTAAACCTCACGGAGCATTTGCTTCTAAATCTAGCAATTACTGGAAGAACAGACAGCACAGGTCTGTTAGAGTTTCAGGGACCAGGAGAGGAGCAAAATGCCAGTTGCTAATGACTCTCTGGCTGATTTCTAGTTCCATTGTTTTGCAGCCTGCCTTGGCTAGGAACTGGAAGATGGGATTCCTACATTCACAGTGGTATAAATTATTCCTCTCTAGCTGTGGTAGTTTGTGAGATACCACACCATAAAACTTCTGCACTTACCTTAATCTGGCAGGTTTTCTGACTCTGTTCCAGAATTTAATGTAATAGTTCTGCCTCTGGAGCAATGCCATTTTCATGCTATAATACAATGTGCACTTTGGACCATGGCAGGGCACAGACTTGAGGCGAATTTCTTAAAAATTGCCGACATTTTATTTGGCTGTTAAGCTGACTTTCTTAATATTTACAATAGCAATATGGTTAAATAGAATCTTAGTTAATGTTTTATTTGAAGAGTTTAGCATTTCAAAGTGTTAAAACGATATACTTACGATGAAGTTTGGATCTTTAAATGGTAACGGCTTGACAGTTGTTTCCACTGATCCTGTGCTAGAGTCTGTGTTCAGAAACTTGTTTTCATTCATGGCCTCTCCACTTGcactctgaagaaaaaatacaattttactGCTTGTTACTCTGAGCAAGTTTAACTGGAGACAGCCGTCTGCTGTATTACCTACCTGTTGCCTTTTTagcctttctctctcttttgaaTCTTTAAACATGTTGCATGCCAGCAGTGGGGAAGCATGAAACAGAATATTTGTCAAGCCATTTACAACTGACACATAAAGGGGAGGAGTAGAGTGGCCAAAGCCTACTGAGTAAAAACAGCATCGGGTTTATTTCAGTATTAATGAAAGCCATCTCTATAAAATGCAAGACAGCATGTGAAACCAGGAACAGTAGAAATGTACATTGGATTTGTTTCAGAATGTTCGGTACTAGAGCATTAACAGGAACATATAAAATTTATAAGAAGTTTTTTGTCAAGATTCTAAAGAATAATTGATTAATCAGTTTATTCTCCATATTTGGCTTCAGTCATGCCTGAGTGTGGATTGAGGGGGTAAAAAAGATTTCACTAcatgcattatttttatatacaagCCTCACAAAAACTACATGGCACTAGTTGGTGTTTTCTAGGCTTTTCTTTatggtttatttatttagcagGAAGAGCAGTTGGAGAAGGGGTGTGTGTGATCAGAAAGCTAAAAAAGTTGTGTGGCAGTCTAAACAATTTCTGATAGGTCTGCATGGCTGAGTCtatgttggttttttattttgtgagcACGCTGCAAGTCTCCACACTACCAGAACTAGCCCACACTACATACATAAATGTTCCTTGAGAAATCCTGATCCATACCAAAGCAAATGAGAATTTTGCCATTCAGTTTGGCGGTTCAATCGATAGGATTTCATATCTTGATTCTTTTCTCTTGAGGAATAAAAAGCTTGGCTAAAAGTTAAATCAATATTTACTGAACGGGTggttaaaatgtttctttacttCACCTTCAGACAGATAATACatagaacaaaaaaatgttttcctatgAAAACCTGCACTGCAAAGCCTTCTGTGTCGATACAATACTCTTTTAAGTAGGAGAAAAAAGGATCATTATTATTTGTGAATTATGGGAGTACCACTAGAAACCGAGACGATATAGCAAAGGCCATGATTCAGCATATCCTTCTCCATGTGATTACAAGGAAAGTGTTTGTATTCTTAACTACATGCATAAGTAATTACAGGATTAGGAAGTAGGCAAGTTGAACTCTACTTTGCGGAAATATATCAGTTATTAACAGTGCCTGTTTTTAACAGCAAAGAGAGGTCTTAAATATTCAAAGTATGGTATAAAGAAGCATTCAAGTAAAATAGTTACGTTTCTAGTgtcttattaaaatatatgtatagaCATGATCTATTTTCAGAACCACAGTCAGTCCTCCGTCAGCTCATAGTACAGAGAATACTGCCATAATAACATCAGTGGAAGCAGCACTGAAGTCCGTAGCTTAAACTTGATTCTTCCCTTGCTAAGGACAACATTAAAAGGCAATG contains the following coding sequences:
- the INO80C gene encoding INO80 complex subunit C isoform X2, producing MFKDSKERERLKRQQSASGEAMNENKFLNTDSSTGSVETTVKPLPFKDPNFIHSGIGGAAAGKKNRTWKNLKQILASERALPWQLNDPSYFSIDAPPSFKPAKKYSDISGLPANYTDPQSKLRFSTIEEFGYIRMLPSDVVTGYLALRKATSIVS
- the INO80C gene encoding INO80 complex subunit C isoform X1, which gives rise to MASLIPAAASSPAGAPSRNKKRPASPGTGSGPAKKKKATAAGGSQSASGEAMNENKFLNTDSSTGSVETTVKPLPFKDPNFIHSGIGGAAAGKKNRTWKNLKQILASERALPWQLNDPSYFSIDAPPSFKPAKKYSDISGLPANYTDPQSKLRFSTIEEFGYIRMLPSDVVTGYLALRKATSIVS